Genomic segment of Oceanimonas sp. GK1:
CAGATCCACCTGGTTGGTGCCGATGCAGAAACAGCCGATGGCCACTAGCTTGTCGGCGGCGTCCAGTACCGATTCGGTGAGCTGAGTACGGGAGCGAATGCCCACGAAGTGCACGTCCTTGATACGCTCTTTCAGCTCATCTTCGCCCAGCGACGTTTTGAGATAATCGATATTGCTGTAACCAGCGGCTTTGAAAGACTCAACCGTGCCTGGGTGTACGCCTTCCAACAATAAAATTTTGATTTTTTCTTTTTCGAGGGAATAGTTGGCCATTACCGGGTCCTTTATGACAACTGCTAGGGTTTTCCATAAAGTACCAAAAACATCGACTTTAGGGAATTTTTGCCATCAAAGTCACGTTTTTTTAAGTTATAAATTTTTTTTAATCCGTGGGGCGGAAAAAACGGGAAAGACGGGACTCGGGAAAGGCCTGTCATACCGGCCTGGAGCCGGCATCCGGCACGAATGCTCGACCTTGCCTGTGCAAGATACCGGGCCGAAGCCCGGCAGGACGAGAAAGCCTACTTCAGGGTATAAACCACCTGCACCCGGTCGGTGAATTCAATCTCGTTTTGCTGGTAGCTTTCCTGAGCGGCATCGGCCGCGGCCATCATTCTGGCGGCGCCAAGCGGGCGGGGCTGTACCGGCGGCTGACCGGCATATTCGATGGCATAGAGCTCACCCAGTGACTGCTCAAAGCCGGTGGCCAGCTCTCCAGCCAGCTCCCTGGCATGGGCCATGGCGGCCTGGCGAGCCTTTTGCTGATAACTGTCGGACTCACGTACACCGTAACTGATGCGCTGCACATTCTGTATGCCCTGCTCCAGCGCCGCGTCAATCACCTGGCTCAGGTTGTCGAGCTGATACAGCCGAATGGTCACGGTGCGCTCGGCCACGTAGCCGTTCAGCTCGCGCTGGCCGTTTTTGGGATAATGGTAGTCCGGCCGGGTGACCAGATTGCCGCTGTCGATATCCGCCTTTTTAATGCCCAGGGCACTCAGGCTGCTGAACAGGGCAGCCACATGGGTATCCACCTCATCCTTGGCCTCGCCGCTGTCCTTTTTTAATGCCGTTACCGCAAGCTCCAGGGTCGCCATGTCGGGCGCCACGCTGATGCTCGCTTCCCCCTGCGTCACCAGATGCGGCGCATCGGGCACCGCAATGGCGAACACCACCGGACTGAATAACAGGGGCAGGCAGAGCAGGGCTGACAGGGAATTTTTACGCATGAGGATCCTCTTTTTTAACGTATTCAGGCTTCTCGGATAAAAGAAAGCGCCCTGCGGGCGCTGATGCAGGCTGGCAGCCCCTGTTCAGGGACAAGACCTGCGCTCCAA
This window contains:
- a CDS encoding SIMPL domain-containing protein (The SIMPL domain is named for its presence in mouse protein SIMPL (signalling molecule that associates with mouse pelle-like kinase). Bacterial member BP26, from Brucella, was shown to assemble into a channel-like structure, while YggE from E. coli has been associated with resistance to oxidative stress.); the encoded protein is MRKNSLSALLCLPLLFSPVVFAIAVPDAPHLVTQGEASISVAPDMATLELAVTALKKDSGEAKDEVDTHVAALFSSLSALGIKKADIDSGNLVTRPDYHYPKNGQRELNGYVAERTVTIRLYQLDNLSQVIDAALEQGIQNVQRISYGVRESDSYQQKARQAAMAHARELAGELATGFEQSLGELYAIEYAGQPPVQPRPLGAARMMAAADAAQESYQQNEIEFTDRVQVVYTLK